The following proteins come from a genomic window of Dermacentor albipictus isolate Rhodes 1998 colony chromosome 8, USDA_Dalb.pri_finalv2, whole genome shotgun sequence:
- the LOC139049065 gene encoding uncharacterized protein isoform X1, with protein sequence MAEDTRGAPKYVPQSKNDRGSIPARSSSSDQRGRPASEREGSSKDKTDSGHAPADAKKPGFPAAALATSKSDQQATVSSISPGVASSSSNTQAKTLSSPYYLSGSNSGRTPESPHGISETERLLAELTVLRGRNMPLDESQLPVSPMVERGPTASKGRSVSIDMLPSISLISPRSALRTPEPRVTSASQDAPTALLLLCSLTPRPRDIWWRCFAFMYQTPPQSRDPSPHAEDTNVAKNQRGSRRLQGLPPEHGLLPETTRKRATKSTPIVLTTT encoded by the exons ATGGCCGAAGACACCAGGGGTGCGCCAAAATATGTTCCCCAGTCGAAGAACGATCGTGGAAGCATTCCAGCGAGATCCTCCTCGAGCGACCAACGCGGTCGACCGGCTTCGGAACGCGAAGGCAGCAGCAAGGACAAAACCGATAGTGGGCATGCTCCTGCTGACGCGAAAAAGCCGG GCTTTCCCGCTGCTGCGCTTGCTACAAGCAAATCTGATCAGCAGGCGACCGTCTCAAGCATTTCACCCGGCGTTGCTTCATCGTCGAGCAACACGCAAGCCAAGACACTCAGCAGCCCTTACTACTTATCGGGGTCAAATTCTGGGCGGACCCCAGAGTCACCGCATGGTATTTCGGAGACTGAACGACTT CTGGCCGAGCTGACAGTGCTCAGGGGTCGCAACATGCCCCTGGACGAGAGCCAGCTTCCAGTGAGCCCCATGGTGGAGCGAGGGCCCACGGCCTCCAAGGGACGGAGTGTGTCCATCGACATGCTACCCTCCATCAGCCTCATCTCTCCTCGGAGCGCGCTTCGTACGCCCGAACCTAGAGTGACGTCGGCGAGTCAAGATGCACCTACCGCCC tattgctactgtgttctttgacgccacgaccacgtgacatctggtggaggtgctttgcgttcatgtaccagacgcccccacaaagccgtgacccaagccctcacgcggaagacaccaacgtcgccaagaaccagcgaggtagccgcaggctgcaaggactgcccccggagcacggacttttgcctgagacgactaggaagagggccaccaagtccaccccaatagttctcacgaccacgtga
- the LOC139049065 gene encoding uncharacterized protein isoform X2 — protein MAEDTRGAPKYVPQSKNDRGSIPARSSSSDQRGRPASEREGSSKDKTDSGHAPADAKKPGFPAAALATSKSDQQATVSSISPGVASSSSNTQAKTLSSPYYLSGSNSGRTPESPHGISETERLLAELTVLRGRNMPLDESQLPVSPMVERGPTASKGRSVSIDMLPSISLISPRSALRTPEPRVTSASQDAPTAH, from the exons ATGGCCGAAGACACCAGGGGTGCGCCAAAATATGTTCCCCAGTCGAAGAACGATCGTGGAAGCATTCCAGCGAGATCCTCCTCGAGCGACCAACGCGGTCGACCGGCTTCGGAACGCGAAGGCAGCAGCAAGGACAAAACCGATAGTGGGCATGCTCCTGCTGACGCGAAAAAGCCGG GCTTTCCCGCTGCTGCGCTTGCTACAAGCAAATCTGATCAGCAGGCGACCGTCTCAAGCATTTCACCCGGCGTTGCTTCATCGTCGAGCAACACGCAAGCCAAGACACTCAGCAGCCCTTACTACTTATCGGGGTCAAATTCTGGGCGGACCCCAGAGTCACCGCATGGTATTTCGGAGACTGAACGACTT CTGGCCGAGCTGACAGTGCTCAGGGGTCGCAACATGCCCCTGGACGAGAGCCAGCTTCCAGTGAGCCCCATGGTGGAGCGAGGGCCCACGGCCTCCAAGGGACGGAGTGTGTCCATCGACATGCTACCCTCCATCAGCCTCATCTCTCCTCGGAGCGCGCTTCGTACGCCCGAACCTAGAGTGACGTCGGCGAGTCAAGATGCACCTACCGCCC